One window of Saimiri boliviensis isolate mSaiBol1 chromosome 4, mSaiBol1.pri, whole genome shotgun sequence genomic DNA carries:
- the LOC141584359 gene encoding saoe class I histocompatibility antigen, A alpha chain-like, protein MPRVSLWFLSSSWVKTQGDIETERLAQEERGQGEVPGPRRGSQGLRSGRRCVDWEAQRWGFPVSAEFLFLSQPVSGPSSWILVTRTQFPLPLGAGFLEKPISVAAVPVLKSPVTHPDSDSPQTPRMAVMAPRTLLLLFSGALFLTQTRAGSHSLRYFHTAVSRPGRGEPRFITVGYVDDTQFVRFDSDAAIPRKEPRAPWVEQEGPEYWDRETRISKDNTQIYRVDLRTLRGYYNQSEAGSHTVQRMYGCDLGPDGRLLRGYYQYAYDGKDYIALNEDLRSWTAADTAAQITQRKWEAANEAERTRAYLEGTCLEGLRRYLENGKETLQRAEPPKTHVTRHPISDHEATLRCWALGFYPAEITLTWHRDGEDQTQDMELVQTRPAGDGNFQKWAAVVVPSGEEQRYTCHVQHEGLPEPLTLRWEPSSQPTIPIVGIVAGLVVLGAVVTGAVFAAVMWRKKSSDKKGGSYSQAANSDSAQGSDVSLTACKV, encoded by the exons ATGCCGAGGGTTTCTCTCTGGTTTCTCAGCAGCTCCTGGGTCAAGACTCAGGGAGACATTGAGACAGAGCGCTTGGCACAGGAGGAGCGGGGTCAGGGCGAAGTCCCAGGGCCCAGGCGTGGCTCTCAGGGTCTCAGGTCCGGCAGGCGGTGTGTGGATTGGGAGGCGCAGCGTTGGGGATTCCCCGTCTCCGCCgagtttctcttcctctcccaacCTGTGTCGGGTCCTTCTTCCTGGATACTCGTGACGCGGACCCAGTTCCCACTCCCATTGGGTGCCGGGTTTCTAGAGAAGCCAATCAGCGTCGCCGCGGTCCCGGTTCTAAAGTCCCCAGTCACCCACCCGGACTCAGATTCTCCTCAGACGCCGAGGATGGCGGTCATGGCGCCCCGAACCCTCCTCCTGCTGTTCTCGGGGGCCCTGTTCCTGACCCAGACCCGGGCGG GCTCCCACTCCCTGAGGTATTTCCACACCGCCGTGTCCCGGCCCGGCCGCGGGGAGCCCCGCTTCATCACCGTGGGCTACGTGGACGACACGCAGTTCGTGCGGTTCGACAGCGACGCCGCGATTCCGAGAAAGGAGCCGCGGGCGCCGTGGGTGGAGCAGGAGGGGCCGGAGTATTGGGACCGGGAGACGCGGATCTCCAAGGACAACACACAGATTTACCGAGTGGACCTGCGGACCCTGCGCGGCTACTACAACCAGAGCGAGGCCG ggtcTCACACGGTCCAGAGGATGTACGGCTGCGACCTGGGGCCGGACGGGCGCCTCCTCCGCGGGTATTACCAGTACGCCTACGACGGCAAGGACTACATCGCCCTGAACGAGGACCTGCGCTCCTGGACCGCCGCGGACACGGCGGCTCAGATCACCCAGCGCAAGTGGGAGGCGGCCAATGAGGCAGAGCGAACCAGAGCCTACCTGGAGGGCACATGCCTGGAGGGGCTCCGCAGATACCTGGAGAACGGGAAGGAGACGCTGCAGCGCGCGG AGCCCCCCAAGACACACGTGACCCGCCACCCCATCTCTGACCATGAGGCCACCCtgaggtgctgggccctgggcttcTACCCTGCGGAGATCACACTGACCTGGCATCGAGATGGGGAAGACCAGACCCAGGACATGGAGCTTGTACAGACCAGGCCCGCAGGGGATGGAAACTTCCAGAAGTGGGCGGCTGTGGTGGTGCCTTCTGGAGAGGAGCAGAGATACACATGCCATGTGCAGCATGAGGGGCTGCCTGAGCCCCTCACTCTGAGATGGG AGCCATCTTCCCAGCCCACCATCCCCATCGTGGGCATCGTTGCTGGCTTGGTTGTCCTTGGAGCTGTAGTCACTGGAGCTGTGTTCGCTGCTGTGATGTGGAGGAAGAAGAGCTCAG ataaaaaaggaggaagctaCTCTCAGGCTGCAA ACAGCGACAGTGCCCAAGGCTCTGATGTGTCTCTCACGGCTTGTAAAG tgtgA